In Paenibacillus sp. FSL R7-0345, a single window of DNA contains:
- a CDS encoding S-layer homology domain-containing protein — MQRFKRPFVWVLLAALIVSMFPGKYMPQAAAADAITTYFTPDDQTLRSTVVLDPSAVTGSANAITRDKVYLTSNSTLNITGVYSQVTSTTMKVVVEQLSQDSLGRWVTDSTRLTTGTVTTDTNSPGNRFTTSGVTLYSGFNKVTFSGLQGNLTRSESFYVLYDRVPYITSLQVLGGPAALNLNEGTQVVVPVSSITLQGKVANATKVTVSLNGGTALQTSLLEDGTFFTPALTLQPGLSSLQIIVQNASDKITIDRNVYFFDTDQPYASLDLVHAGGKYSLINNTPTLSVENKFTAGLSGEILLPYNAAAFGGNTGTGQFIINAGTTGEVAIRTITTTQEQTIPGPDGITPAYKLVKFTTSEDVPIATGSNDFTLTVRFGNYTASLVKTYYYVPGETVINNIYYLPDYTTGKKISEVSKLPLNGQQMEKDNFYIMLETNVEPRGTLSAMYLPLSTKGLELTNVSVDGLTSTQQVYKVTGFSNGQQKVQFKYGTSKSVYNVDISYVSKNYIYVSNLQDGQTIEYNSNSSTTITVEGEYIGFENISGAQFQINGKDSASWDPASAPQFKVSMEAPKFKVTLKIDQAGPLVYGENTLRFTGISMDGSGNQRVITKELRIYIIDTNVSNLTQFHPVLVTNRQPFETDSRSNDAKRNAILALPAEITYTDGKYVTTRDNYDLVLQGGGATTLNLYMGSDLVFTTVGNTSMLKENSKDDFTSPGTYGSLIYDYVGTTKDFLLRIRDLKFDAPGSHVYTLELINKTGARTTQRIEIVREVLPYRILAPVATVGDQIVVNKNFVRFDIEAEGATKVMIDKYEAVPRTDLANRFTYDYVGLKPDKSTTIKIQIVREDSTLNDTITVYYASAVQIDTEYMAEKVATKYSVFNKQLELNFPKGTLMKGYTSSGAAKYYPDTKLLFGIADPTDGVVERANDYGNIINVSPVDERFVGVQKQLVILQELVLRFTSTATNSNFSRVSDIYWLSGGLGEVGAKGSSSYVPATNGVAPYSIEGNFTQISQSRKIVPSQRGELTLTFSPNVVDEVGSTVTVFRYTDAGKWENIGGEVDTKNHTVTVPFDEFGYYTVMKLRRGFTDITNHPWARNILNGLYSKGIMTNLRSDAFGADDTTTRGEFATLLVTGLSIPLEYDTNKQTFFDIVPEAVSTTWNFKSIETAARAGIVTGLSDGFFGPDQPLTREQAAVMIARALKLKMSTNDAKLLSSLSKSFVDSGSMDFYSRPAIEAVSKAKIMEGSAVTVTGQTKPVYNFNPKGKLTRAEAGKIAVALLQKSTSIFPKTFN, encoded by the coding sequence ATGCAACGCTTTAAGAGACCATTTGTCTGGGTGCTGCTTGCGGCTCTGATCGTTTCTATGTTCCCTGGCAAATATATGCCTCAGGCGGCGGCAGCCGATGCTATCACCACGTACTTTACTCCCGATGATCAGACATTGCGGTCCACAGTGGTACTGGATCCAAGTGCTGTTACCGGATCAGCAAATGCCATTACCCGTGACAAAGTTTATCTGACGAGCAACTCCACACTTAATATAACCGGTGTTTACTCACAGGTAACTTCTACAACAATGAAGGTTGTTGTAGAGCAGCTGTCGCAGGACAGCTTAGGCAGATGGGTAACAGATTCCACGCGGCTGACCACAGGGACTGTGACTACTGATACCAACAGCCCGGGCAACCGTTTTACAACGAGCGGAGTAACCTTGTATTCCGGCTTTAATAAAGTCACCTTCTCGGGTCTGCAGGGGAATCTGACGCGTTCGGAGTCTTTTTATGTGCTGTATGACAGGGTGCCTTATATAACATCACTTCAGGTACTGGGCGGCCCGGCTGCGCTCAACTTAAATGAAGGAACACAAGTTGTTGTTCCTGTATCCTCGATAACTTTGCAGGGTAAGGTAGCCAATGCTACTAAAGTAACTGTATCACTCAATGGAGGGACAGCGCTTCAGACCTCCCTGCTGGAGGACGGAACCTTCTTTACGCCGGCCTTGACTCTGCAGCCCGGGTTAAGCTCACTGCAGATTATTGTCCAGAATGCTTCTGACAAAATAACCATAGACCGCAACGTGTACTTTTTTGATACAGACCAGCCGTATGCTTCCCTTGATCTGGTTCATGCTGGCGGCAAGTATTCCCTGATTAACAATACACCGACTCTTTCGGTAGAGAATAAATTTACTGCAGGCCTGTCCGGGGAAATCCTGCTTCCATACAATGCTGCTGCTTTCGGCGGCAATACAGGAACAGGACAATTTATTATCAATGCCGGAACAACAGGTGAGGTTGCAATCAGAACCATTACCACCACTCAGGAGCAGACTATCCCGGGACCGGACGGCATTACGCCGGCATACAAGCTGGTAAAGTTCACAACCTCTGAGGATGTTCCAATTGCTACCGGCAGCAACGACTTTACTTTAACTGTAAGATTCGGCAATTATACTGCGTCGCTTGTTAAGACTTACTATTATGTTCCTGGTGAAACGGTAATTAATAATATCTATTACCTTCCGGACTACACAACAGGCAAAAAAATCAGTGAAGTATCCAAGCTTCCGCTGAACGGACAGCAGATGGAAAAAGACAACTTTTACATCATGCTTGAAACCAATGTTGAGCCTAGAGGGACTTTGAGTGCAATGTACCTGCCTCTGAGCACTAAAGGTCTGGAGCTTACCAATGTAAGTGTTGACGGACTTACCAGTACACAGCAGGTCTATAAAGTTACCGGCTTCTCTAACGGACAACAGAAGGTACAGTTTAAATATGGCACTTCCAAATCGGTATATAACGTTGATATCTCCTATGTATCCAAAAACTATATTTATGTAAGCAACCTGCAGGACGGCCAGACGATTGAGTACAACTCTAACTCAAGCACAACTATTACTGTTGAGGGTGAGTATATCGGTTTTGAAAATATCTCAGGAGCGCAATTCCAGATTAATGGAAAGGATAGCGCCTCATGGGATCCTGCATCAGCTCCGCAGTTCAAAGTGAGCATGGAGGCACCCAAATTCAAAGTTACTTTGAAGATTGATCAGGCTGGCCCGCTGGTATACGGGGAAAATACACTGAGATTCACGGGGATTTCGATGGATGGATCAGGTAACCAGCGCGTTATCACCAAAGAGCTGCGCATCTATATTATTGATACTAATGTATCGAATCTGACGCAGTTCCATCCGGTACTGGTGACAAACCGTCAGCCATTCGAAACCGACTCCCGTTCCAATGATGCTAAACGGAATGCAATATTGGCTCTGCCGGCGGAGATTACCTACACTGACGGCAAGTATGTAACAACCAGAGACAATTACGATCTGGTTCTGCAAGGTGGAGGAGCTACAACCCTTAATCTCTACATGGGCTCTGACCTGGTTTTCACCACTGTTGGCAACACCAGTATGCTTAAAGAAAACAGCAAGGATGATTTTACATCACCAGGAACGTACGGCTCACTGATCTACGATTATGTTGGAACAACTAAGGACTTCCTTTTGCGTATCCGTGATCTGAAGTTCGATGCTCCAGGCAGTCATGTTTACACTTTGGAACTGATCAATAAAACCGGAGCGAGAACGACACAAAGAATTGAAATAGTCCGTGAAGTGCTGCCTTACCGTATTTTGGCTCCTGTAGCTACAGTCGGAGACCAGATTGTTGTAAACAAAAACTTCGTGCGTTTTGACATTGAAGCTGAAGGTGCAACAAAGGTAATGATCGATAAGTATGAAGCAGTGCCGCGTACTGATTTGGCTAACCGCTTCACCTATGACTATGTCGGACTGAAGCCGGACAAGTCTACAACGATCAAGATTCAGATCGTACGCGAGGATTCAACCCTTAATGATACAATTACTGTCTACTATGCCAGCGCGGTGCAGATTGATACGGAGTACATGGCTGAGAAGGTTGCCACCAAGTATAGTGTATTCAACAAGCAGCTGGAGCTGAACTTCCCTAAAGGAACCTTGATGAAGGGCTATACCAGTTCAGGGGCAGCTAAGTATTATCCTGACACCAAGCTGCTGTTCGGAATTGCCGACCCTACTGACGGAGTTGTAGAGCGTGCTAACGACTACGGTAATATCATTAACGTTAGCCCGGTCGATGAAAGATTTGTAGGTGTCCAGAAGCAGCTTGTCATTCTGCAGGAGCTGGTTCTCCGCTTCACCTCAACAGCGACCAACAGCAACTTTTCCAGAGTATCGGATATTTACTGGTTGAGCGGCGGTTTAGGTGAGGTTGGCGCTAAGGGCAGCAGTAGTTATGTGCCTGCAACAAACGGGGTTGCTCCATACTCCATCGAAGGCAATTTCACACAGATTAGCCAGTCTCGCAAAATCGTTCCTTCCCAGCGCGGTGAATTGACCCTTACTTTCAGTCCTAACGTGGTTGACGAAGTGGGTTCGACCGTAACTGTATTCCGTTACACGGATGCTGGTAAATGGGAGAATATCGGCGGGGAAGTAGATACCAAAAATCATACAGTAACCGTTCCTTTTGATGAGTTCGGCTACTATACTGTAATGAAACTGCGCCGCGGATTTACCGATATTACGAACCATCCGTGGGCAAGAAATATACTGAATGGCCTGTATTCCAAAGGTATTATGACGAACCTGCGGTCCGATGCTTTCGGTGCAGATGATACAACAACCCGCGGAGAGTTCGCTACCCTGCTGGTTACCGGGCTCAGCATTCCGCTCGAGTACGATACGAATAAGCAGACCTTCTTTGATATTGTACCGGAGGCTGTATCGACAACATGGAACTTCAAGAGCATTGAGACAGCGGCAAGGGCGGGGATTGTAACGGGACTGAGTGACGGATTCTTTGGTCCGGACCAGCCACTGACAAGAGAGCAGGCGGCAGTTATGATTGCCCGGGCTCTTAAGCTCAAAATGTCCACCAATGATGCCAAGCTGCTCTCCAGCCTCAGTAAATCATTTGTCGATTCAGGCAGCATGGATTTCTATTCCCGTCCGGCGATTGAAGCAGTATCGAAGGCCAAGATCATGGAAGGTAGCGCAGTTACGGTTACCGGCCAGACCAAGCCCGTATACAACTTTAATCCAAAAGGTAAGCTCACCAGAGCGGAAGCCGGCAAAATTGCTGTAGCGCTTCTCCAGAAGAGCACCAGCATATTCCCTAAGACTTTTAATTAA
- a CDS encoding MraY family glycosyltransferase has translation MLIIYIAGFIVCMGLALLLTPLVKRFAIKIGATDVPNARKVHTRIMPRLGGLGIFLAFVLGLLAVLPIIPYDFTSRETHFIKALLCGGGLIVLIGGLDDRFELSAKVKLLGQIAAACIVVFGFNITVDFVNIPFNNTYSSLESWIAIPLTIFWIVGVTNAVNLIDGLDGLAAGVSGIAIATIAVMAFLMGNTMVALLCLLLLGSILGFLFFNFHPAKIFMGDTGSLFLGFCLALLALLGFKQIAVVSFITPLLIIGVPLSDTFFAIVRRKLQKKPIFAPDKGHLHHCLRELGFSHRQTVLIIYGIAAFFGVLAVIQTSASLYEANWVTFVVICVMLFFLQIGAEITGVISKTKRPLIDLFLRMRLKLAPERGSKS, from the coding sequence ATGTTAATCATATACATCGCTGGATTTATTGTGTGCATGGGACTTGCACTTCTCCTGACACCGCTAGTGAAGAGATTCGCTATCAAGATCGGTGCCACCGACGTGCCTAATGCCCGTAAGGTGCATACGAGAATTATGCCCCGCCTTGGCGGACTTGGTATTTTTCTGGCGTTTGTGTTAGGCCTGCTTGCCGTATTGCCGATTATTCCATACGATTTCACTTCGCGGGAAACACATTTCATCAAAGCGCTGCTCTGCGGCGGCGGACTGATTGTTCTGATCGGCGGACTGGATGACCGGTTCGAGCTTTCAGCCAAAGTGAAGCTGCTGGGCCAGATTGCTGCAGCATGCATCGTTGTTTTCGGTTTTAATATTACTGTTGATTTCGTAAATATTCCATTTAATAATACGTATTCCTCGCTGGAGAGCTGGATCGCCATTCCGCTGACGATTTTCTGGATTGTCGGTGTCACCAATGCCGTTAACCTTATTGACGGCCTGGACGGGCTTGCTGCCGGTGTATCAGGTATAGCAATTGCTACAATTGCAGTTATGGCTTTCCTGATGGGGAATACAATGGTTGCGCTTCTGTGTCTGCTGCTGCTTGGCAGTATTTTAGGGTTTTTGTTCTTTAACTTTCATCCCGCCAAAATATTTATGGGGGATACAGGTTCGCTGTTCCTTGGTTTCTGTCTGGCGCTGCTGGCGCTGCTCGGGTTTAAACAGATCGCTGTCGTATCCTTTATTACACCGCTCTTGATCATCGGAGTACCTTTATCAGATACATTCTTTGCAATCGTACGCCGTAAGCTGCAGAAGAAGCCGATCTTTGCGCCGGATAAGGGGCATCTGCATCACTGTCTGCGTGAGCTTGGGTTCAGTCACCGTCAGACGGTACTGATCATTTACGGGATTGCCGCATTCTTTGGAGTGCTGGCCGTCATTCAGACTTCCGCTTCGCTCTATGAAGCCAACTGGGTTACTTTCGTAGTGATCTGTGTCATGCTGTTCTTCCTGCAGATCGGTGCAGAAATCACCGGCGTCATCAGTAAAACGAAACGTCCGCTGATTGATTTATTTTTAAGAATGCGTCTCAAGCTTGCGCCTGAACGCGGCTCAAAGTCCTAG
- a CDS encoding WecB/TagA/CpsF family glycosyltransferase has protein sequence MKADSILPTVPIFGIRISKVDMQTTVSYLTDAVRNREPHQVITANPIMVMAALENPSYMDIMKSAELVVPDGTGVVWAAEYCKEPVAERVAGFDLLHELLRQGESYSWKVYLLGSTPEVIRETVSRLQSQYPRIVIAGYRDGFFGPDADEAVIADIVKVQPDLLFVARGADSQEPWIAKYKSRLNIPVMMGVGGSFDVISGKSKRAPVAFQKLRAEWLYRLLKEPTRYKRMLALPKFAVKVVREKDKVTKS, from the coding sequence GTGAAAGCAGATAGTATTTTGCCTACAGTACCGATTTTTGGTATACGTATTTCCAAAGTCGATATGCAGACTACGGTCTCCTATTTGACAGATGCCGTACGTAACCGGGAGCCTCATCAGGTGATTACGGCTAATCCCATTATGGTTATGGCTGCACTGGAGAACCCTTCCTATATGGATATTATGAAGTCAGCTGAGCTGGTTGTCCCGGACGGGACAGGCGTAGTGTGGGCTGCTGAGTACTGCAAGGAGCCTGTAGCTGAGCGTGTAGCAGGGTTTGACCTTTTACATGAATTGCTTCGTCAGGGAGAAAGCTATAGCTGGAAAGTGTATCTTCTGGGTTCGACACCTGAGGTGATTCGCGAGACCGTCTCCAGGTTACAATCTCAGTATCCGCGTATTGTAATTGCCGGCTACCGTGACGGCTTCTTTGGACCCGATGCGGATGAGGCCGTTATTGCGGACATTGTAAAGGTCCAGCCTGACCTGCTGTTTGTCGCCAGAGGGGCGGACAGTCAGGAGCCATGGATTGCCAAATACAAATCCCGGCTGAATATTCCCGTTATGATGGGGGTAGGCGGGAGCTTTGATGTGATCTCCGGCAAGAGCAAACGGGCACCCGTTGCCTTCCAGAAATTGCGTGCGGAGTGGCTATACCGGCTTTTGAAAGAACCAACACGTTACAAAAGAATGCTTGCACTGCCGAAATTTGCAGTAAAAGTGGTGCGTGAGAAAGATAAAGTGACAAAATCCTAA
- the csaB gene encoding polysaccharide pyruvyl transferase CsaB, which yields MVTTAQKIVISGYYGFRNSGDEAVLQSILNALQRQSQAAGIAIEPVVLSIDPEWTTATYGVKSVHRMKLGEVRQAISESAGLISGGGSLLQDVTGTKTIPYYLGILKLAQWMGKPTFIYAQGIGPVNRKLFHPLIKSVFRKSAYISVRDEQSRQLLQSMGLNLNNIQVVPDPVMGLELPQSAGSPAATGVSAAETASKQKTVGISVRYWEESRHELNAIVEGLLKASAEMPLQLRFLPFHHPLDNEASRYVMQKLENKVSALGRSVSICEDALHPQQMLREVAACDALIGMRLHSLIYAAGRRVPLMGISYDPKIDHFLERVRSRPVGSTATLEADKVAAELLLLLKQGEAWRQERESLISALVEEAEAPARRIVEYLSRKG from the coding sequence ATGGTCACCACTGCTCAAAAAATTGTAATTTCCGGCTATTACGGTTTCCGCAACAGCGGAGATGAGGCTGTTCTGCAATCCATCCTGAATGCATTGCAGAGGCAGTCACAAGCCGCCGGCATAGCCATTGAACCGGTTGTTTTATCGATAGATCCGGAATGGACAACCGCCACCTACGGCGTCAAGTCCGTTCACCGGATGAAGCTGGGCGAGGTCCGGCAAGCCATCTCGGAAAGTGCCGGACTGATCAGCGGAGGCGGAAGCCTGCTGCAGGACGTAACCGGCACAAAGACCATACCGTACTACCTGGGAATCTTGAAGCTTGCCCAATGGATGGGCAAGCCGACCTTTATTTATGCGCAGGGGATCGGGCCTGTTAACCGTAAGCTGTTTCACCCGCTGATTAAGTCGGTTTTCCGCAAATCTGCCTATATATCCGTGCGGGACGAGCAGTCCCGCCAGCTGCTGCAGAGCATGGGACTGAATCTGAACAATATTCAGGTTGTACCTGACCCTGTAATGGGTTTGGAGCTTCCGCAAAGCGCCGGTTCTCCGGCCGCCACAGGTGTATCTGCTGCAGAGACAGCTTCTAAGCAGAAGACTGTAGGTATCTCCGTGCGATACTGGGAAGAGTCCCGGCATGAGCTGAATGCCATTGTGGAGGGGCTGCTGAAGGCCAGTGCCGAAATGCCGCTGCAATTGCGGTTCCTGCCATTCCACCATCCATTGGATAATGAAGCATCACGTTATGTAATGCAGAAGCTGGAGAATAAGGTTTCTGCATTAGGGAGAAGCGTTAGTATATGCGAGGATGCGCTGCATCCGCAGCAGATGCTGCGTGAGGTTGCAGCTTGTGATGCGCTGATTGGCATGCGTCTGCACAGCCTGATCTATGCCGCTGGCAGACGGGTGCCGCTGATGGGTATCTCCTATGATCCGAAGATTGACCATTTCCTGGAGCGTGTCCGTTCCAGACCTGTCGGGTCAACAGCTACACTGGAAGCAGACAAGGTTGCCGCAGAACTTCTGCTGCTTCTTAAGCAGGGGGAAGCCTGGAGGCAGGAGCGGGAGTCGCTGATCTCAGCTCTGGTCGAGGAAGCTGAAGCACCAGCCCGCCGGATTGTTGAATATTTGAGCCGTAAAGGATGA
- a CDS encoding DUF5693 family protein, with product MHQKWQQWNITSRKWLWILVVIGVLAALPVVYDRLQTEQSSKTVEFVFDYRDLVEVASYRVNPKDYISQQLDRLKEAGVQSMAIYESTLEDYRKARRLMIWGATDIANLTDTVIPENENYTYVLFTSTENSSVLTPLIQQAFNALNIETENWSFRGQQGLIIKTPLEDATLKPLQPDPFNLEMLHAKGFSIVPRLVDSLAYNEEAVTRLLDRYQELGVKRILFEGESVKGFTDDADTGSLTAFADLLKERGIGLAAIENIKAQQKGFGKLAYLLDYNVARLYSLSEGDSGLAPEVIADRFALATKDRNIRMLYLNTIPSRDTTTAQIKDTLDNLVTSLSGPDGAVQKIKDNGFTLGQAEAFDVVDSSYQRYFKLGAVIGAVSMVALLVSYFIPMLTLVAWILGLAGSAGLMLVKPELFEQALALAVAISAPTVATVLAVRKINEQGPPLRHNKLTYAVMSPGRRLAHSLVLYIKTALISLSAVPFVIALLNNVTYALVLNQFRGVSLLHLAPIALTALYVLLYRGEFAFNKTGKLLRTPITLAMVIAACILGVVGMYYLSRTGNSGSVTPLERSFRIFLENTVGVRPRNKEFLLAHPLFILGAFMAYKYRNAAFIMIIAVIGQLSMVDTFAHIHTPALISLIRGLLGLGLGLIIGLIAVGVWQIAEGCWKRWSPLLKKL from the coding sequence GTGCATCAGAAATGGCAACAATGGAATATTACTTCACGCAAATGGTTATGGATACTCGTGGTGATCGGTGTTCTGGCCGCTCTCCCGGTTGTCTATGACCGCCTGCAGACAGAGCAATCTTCCAAGACAGTTGAGTTTGTATTCGATTACCGTGATCTGGTGGAGGTAGCAAGTTACCGGGTAAATCCCAAGGATTATATCTCCCAGCAGCTTGACCGCCTGAAGGAAGCCGGCGTTCAGAGTATGGCTATTTATGAGAGTACGCTGGAGGATTACCGCAAAGCCCGCCGTTTGATGATCTGGGGGGCAACGGACATTGCCAATCTGACCGATACGGTCATCCCCGAGAATGAGAACTATACATACGTCCTCTTTACGAGCACGGAGAATAGTTCGGTGCTCACACCGTTAATTCAGCAAGCTTTTAATGCTCTTAACATTGAGACTGAAAATTGGAGCTTCCGCGGGCAGCAGGGGCTGATTATTAAGACCCCGCTGGAAGATGCTACCCTGAAGCCGCTCCAGCCTGACCCGTTCAATCTGGAGATGCTGCATGCAAAGGGTTTTAGCATTGTGCCCCGCCTGGTGGATTCTCTTGCTTATAATGAGGAGGCTGTTACGAGGCTGCTTGACCGCTACCAGGAGCTTGGTGTTAAACGTATCCTGTTTGAAGGCGAATCAGTCAAAGGCTTTACAGATGATGCTGATACAGGCAGTCTGACCGCATTTGCTGATCTCCTTAAAGAACGCGGGATAGGGCTGGCTGCTATTGAAAATATCAAAGCCCAGCAAAAGGGCTTCGGTAAGCTGGCGTATCTGCTTGATTACAATGTCGCACGCCTGTATTCGCTTAGTGAAGGCGATTCCGGGCTGGCTCCGGAAGTCATCGCGGACCGGTTTGCCCTGGCAACCAAGGACCGCAACATCCGGATGCTGTATCTTAATACGATCCCTTCGCGGGATACCACTACAGCGCAGATTAAAGATACCTTGGACAATCTGGTGACCAGTCTAAGCGGACCGGACGGAGCCGTACAGAAGATCAAAGATAACGGATTCACACTGGGACAGGCTGAAGCGTTTGATGTCGTTGATTCTTCCTACCAGCGTTACTTTAAGCTGGGGGCAGTGATCGGTGCGGTATCGATGGTAGCCTTGCTGGTTTCGTACTTCATTCCCATGCTTACCCTTGTTGCCTGGATTCTGGGCCTCGCAGGCAGTGCCGGTCTGATGCTGGTGAAGCCGGAGCTGTTTGAACAGGCGCTTGCGCTTGCGGTTGCCATAAGCGCACCGACGGTTGCGACTGTGCTGGCTGTCCGCAAAATCAATGAGCAGGGGCCGCCGCTGCGGCATAATAAGCTGACTTATGCAGTCATGAGCCCGGGACGCCGTCTGGCGCATAGCCTTGTGCTCTATATCAAAACCGCACTTATCTCGCTGAGTGCCGTGCCGTTTGTTATTGCCTTGCTGAATAACGTTACTTATGCCCTGGTTCTTAATCAGTTCCGCGGCGTCAGCCTGCTGCATCTGGCCCCGATTGCCTTGACTGCCTTATATGTGCTCTTATACCGTGGAGAGTTTGCCTTTAATAAGACGGGCAAGCTTCTGCGCACTCCAATTACACTAGCCATGGTAATCGCCGCCTGCATTCTTGGTGTGGTTGGGATGTACTACTTGAGCCGTACGGGCAACAGCGGAAGTGTGACTCCGCTTGAACGTTCGTTCCGTATCTTCCTGGAGAATACAGTCGGTGTACGGCCGCGTAATAAGGAATTCCTGCTTGCCCATCCGCTGTTTATTTTAGGAGCCTTTATGGCCTATAAATACCGCAATGCCGCATTCATCATGATTATTGCGGTCATCGGCCAGCTGTCGATGGTGGATACCTTTGCCCATATTCATACTCCGGCGCTGATTTCATTGATCCGCGGACTCCTTGGATTGGGACTCGGGCTGATTATTGGCCTGATTGCTGTGGGCGTCTGGCAGATTGCGGAAGGGTGTTGGAAACGATGGTCACCACTGCTCAAAAAATTGTAA
- a CDS encoding phospho-sugar mutase: MTQLSPKAAETLQRWLQDPSVDENTRQELNLLADDPQELEERFYRDLEFGTGGLRGVIGAGSNRMNRYTVGRATQGFANYILEQHTGEGRPSVVIAHDSRRFSPEFTLEAALVLAGNGIETHLFPSLRSTPQLSFAVRHLKASGGVVITASHNPPEYNGYKVYNAGGGQLVPDEAEKVISYILEVDSFNGVKRLSREEAEGQGLLHWLGEQEDEAFTDTVAAVSVAREEITSALGKDFRIVYTPLHGTGNLPVRSVLNKIGFTEVHVVPEQEQPDSEFSTVKSPNPEEREAFTLAIKLGEELNADLLIGTDPDADRMGAVVRDNEGKFVVLSGNQSGALMIHYYLSRLQEQGKLPSNGAVVKTIVTSEMGAAVASHYGATVFNTLTGFKYIGEKMTQFEQSGEYTYLFGYEESYGYLAGNYARDKDAVLASMLIAEAGAYYKAQGKTLYDVLQELYEQFGYFLESLESRTLKGKDGVAQIQGIMSDWRSNPPQEIAGASVTEVLDYSLGLNGLPKENVLKYLLSDGSWFCLRPSGTEPKIKVYFAVRGESLQNAKDKVAALTEQVMTRVDGK; this comes from the coding sequence ATGACTCAGTTAAGCCCGAAAGCCGCAGAGACACTCCAACGCTGGCTGCAGGACCCTTCTGTTGATGAAAACACCAGACAAGAGCTGAACCTTTTGGCGGACGACCCGCAGGAGCTGGAAGAACGCTTTTACAGAGATCTTGAATTCGGTACAGGCGGTCTGCGCGGGGTAATCGGCGCCGGCAGCAACCGGATGAATCGTTATACTGTGGGCAGAGCCACCCAAGGCTTCGCTAACTATATTCTTGAGCAGCATACAGGTGAAGGCAGACCCTCGGTCGTGATCGCTCATGATTCACGCCGGTTCTCGCCGGAATTCACGCTGGAAGCAGCGCTAGTTCTGGCCGGTAACGGGATAGAAACGCATTTATTTCCATCCCTGCGCTCCACTCCGCAGCTGAGCTTCGCCGTACGCCACTTGAAGGCTTCAGGAGGCGTAGTTATTACGGCAAGCCATAACCCTCCGGAGTATAACGGTTATAAGGTATACAATGCCGGCGGCGGACAGCTTGTACCGGATGAAGCGGAGAAGGTGATTTCATACATATTGGAGGTGGATTCCTTCAATGGTGTTAAACGTCTTTCCCGGGAAGAAGCGGAAGGCCAAGGCCTGTTGCACTGGCTTGGAGAACAAGAGGATGAAGCCTTTACGGATACAGTAGCTGCTGTCAGTGTTGCCCGCGAAGAGATTACATCTGCGCTCGGGAAGGATTTCCGGATCGTTTATACTCCCCTGCACGGGACAGGCAACCTGCCGGTCCGCAGTGTTTTGAACAAAATCGGCTTCACCGAGGTACACGTCGTTCCTGAACAGGAACAGCCGGATTCTGAATTCTCGACTGTGAAATCGCCGAATCCCGAAGAGCGCGAGGCCTTTACGCTGGCCATCAAGCTGGGTGAGGAGCTTAATGCCGATCTGCTGATCGGAACAGACCCGGATGCAGACCGTATGGGCGCTGTTGTCCGTGATAATGAAGGTAAGTTCGTAGTGTTGTCCGGTAACCAGTCGGGCGCGCTGATGATCCATTATTACCTGAGCCGTCTGCAGGAGCAGGGGAAGCTGCCTAGCAATGGTGCGGTTGTCAAAACCATCGTTACCAGTGAGATGGGCGCCGCTGTAGCTTCGCATTATGGTGCAACTGTGTTCAATACACTGACAGGCTTTAAATACATCGGAGAAAAAATGACCCAGTTCGAGCAGTCCGGTGAATATACCTATCTGTTCGGATATGAGGAAAGCTACGGGTATCTGGCCGGCAACTATGCCCGAGATAAGGATGCCGTGCTTGCCTCGATGCTGATTGCTGAAGCTGGAGCTTATTATAAGGCACAGGGCAAGACGTTGTATGATGTGCTTCAGGAGCTATATGAACAGTTTGGCTACTTCCTGGAAAGCCTGGAATCACGTACTCTTAAAGGCAAGGACGGTGTAGCCCAGATCCAGGGGATCATGAGTGACTGGCGCAGCAATCCGCCGCAGGAAATTGCCGGCGCCTCTGTCACGGAGGTACTCGATTATTCACTTGGTCTTAACGGGCTGCCAAAGGAAAATGTACTCAAGTATCTGTTGTCTGACGGATCCTGGTTCTGCCTGCGCCCATCCGGTACAGAGCCGAAGATTAAAGTATACTTTGCGGTTCGCGGAGAATCGCTTCAGAATGCCAAAGACAAGGTGGCTGCCCTTACAGAGCAGGTTATGACCCGCGTCGACGGGAAATAA